Proteins encoded within one genomic window of Pigmentiphaga sp. H8:
- a CDS encoding FAD-dependent monooxygenase, whose protein sequence is MKQEAFQTDVLVVGSGPMGATTALALATYGVRVQVVNRYNWTANTPRAHITNQRAMEVLRDLGLEDDARRQATPWEWMGDTLFTTSLAGPEIARLRTWGTGDERIGDYLQASPCPMLDLPQNKMEPMLVRHAAARGAVFSFNTEYLGHEQDADGVTVRLRDVLSGREYAVRARYLVGADGARSKVMDDAGLELRGQLARAATAYVLFRADLSRYAAHRPSILYWIATSNAAFGEIGLGLLRAIEPWSQWIAGWGFDMEKGEPDFSPEEIRRKVRILVGDPDLEIEIDNASVWYVNQAHAPVYSKGRVFCGGDAVHRHPPSSGLGSNTCMQDAFNLAWKLAFVLRGHAGAGLLASYSLERAPVGAQIVARANQSRLDYGPLNQCFREPGAADPVAAGLARLASPDAEGVARRAALAEALRLKNYEFNAQGVELNQRYASAAVMADPDAAEETWARDPQLHAQASTRPGAKLPHAWLVGGDGRRVSTLDVVGRGKFTLVTGLAGQAWKAAATEMDLPFLRAVVIGEPGALDSYCTWQALREIEESGALLVRPDGIVAWRRHSGEGLDPASAGAVLDTVLANLLDRAR, encoded by the coding sequence GTGAAGCAGGAAGCATTTCAGACCGACGTGCTGGTGGTCGGCTCCGGCCCCATGGGCGCCACCACGGCGCTGGCGCTGGCCACCTACGGCGTGCGCGTCCAGGTGGTGAACCGATACAACTGGACCGCCAACACGCCCCGCGCGCACATCACCAACCAGCGCGCGATGGAGGTGCTGCGCGATCTGGGCCTGGAGGATGATGCTCGCCGCCAGGCCACGCCCTGGGAATGGATGGGCGACACCCTGTTCACCACCAGCCTGGCCGGCCCCGAGATCGCGCGGCTGCGCACGTGGGGGACCGGCGACGAGCGCATCGGCGACTATCTGCAGGCCAGCCCTTGCCCGATGCTGGACCTGCCGCAGAACAAGATGGAGCCCATGCTGGTCAGGCATGCCGCCGCGCGCGGCGCCGTCTTCTCGTTCAATACCGAGTACCTGGGGCACGAGCAGGACGCGGACGGCGTGACGGTCCGCCTGCGGGATGTGCTCTCGGGGCGGGAATACGCCGTTCGCGCACGGTACCTGGTGGGCGCGGACGGCGCCCGCTCCAAGGTCATGGACGATGCCGGGCTGGAGCTGCGGGGGCAGCTGGCCCGGGCGGCGACCGCCTACGTGCTGTTCCGGGCCGACCTGTCGCGCTACGCGGCCCACCGCCCCAGCATCCTGTACTGGATCGCCACGTCCAACGCGGCGTTCGGCGAGATCGGCCTGGGCCTGCTGCGCGCGATCGAGCCGTGGAGCCAGTGGATAGCCGGCTGGGGCTTCGACATGGAGAAGGGAGAGCCCGATTTCTCGCCCGAGGAAATCCGCCGGAAGGTCCGCATCCTGGTGGGCGATCCGGACCTGGAGATCGAGATCGACAATGCCTCGGTCTGGTACGTGAACCAGGCGCACGCGCCGGTCTATTCGAAGGGGCGGGTCTTCTGCGGCGGGGATGCGGTGCATCGCCATCCGCCCTCCAGCGGGCTGGGATCCAACACCTGCATGCAGGACGCCTTCAACCTTGCCTGGAAACTCGCATTCGTGCTGCGCGGCCACGCCGGGGCGGGCCTGCTGGCTTCCTATTCGCTGGAACGCGCGCCGGTGGGCGCGCAGATCGTTGCCCGGGCGAATCAGTCCAGGCTGGACTACGGTCCACTGAACCAGTGCTTCCGCGAACCCGGCGCCGCCGATCCGGTCGCGGCGGGCCTGGCGCGGCTGGCGTCGCCCGATGCCGAGGGCGTGGCGCGGCGCGCGGCCCTGGCCGAGGCGCTCAGGCTCAAGAACTACGAGTTCAACGCGCAGGGCGTGGAACTGAACCAGCGCTATGCGTCGGCGGCGGTCATGGCGGATCCGGACGCGGCCGAGGAAACCTGGGCGCGCGATCCGCAACTGCATGCGCAGGCGAGCACGCGCCCCGGCGCCAAGCTGCCCCATGCCTGGCTGGTGGGGGGCGACGGACGCCGGGTGTCGACGCTGGATGTGGTGGGCCGGGGCAAGTTCACCCTGGTCACCGGCCTTGCGGGCCAGGCGTGGAAAGCGGCGGCCACCGAGATGGACCTGCCTTTCCTGAGAGCGGTCGTGATCGGCGAGCCGGGCGCGCTCGATTCCTACTGCACGTGGCAGGCGTTGCGCGAGATCGAGGAGTCCGGGGCGCTGCTGGTGCGCCCGGACGGCATCGTGGCGTGGCGCCGGCACAGCGGGGAAGGGCTGGACCCGGCGAGCGCGGGCGCCGTTCTCGACACGGTCCTGGCGAACCTCCTGGACCGCGCGCGGTGA